In Aegilops tauschii subsp. strangulata cultivar AL8/78 chromosome 3, Aet v6.0, whole genome shotgun sequence, one genomic interval encodes:
- the LOC109769233 gene encoding uncharacterized protein — MVEKPASQADVGGEVEAHKERKGLWSPEEDERLYTRITRHGVSTWSSVAQLAGLRRSGKSCRLRWMNYLRPDLKKEPISKREEETIISLQKSLGNRWSVIAAKMPGRTDNEIKNYWNSRIRKRQTISTGGGKGDSGLAKQQGDLPAADDKAAVLAPPGEKELVSSMATGAAAPPVPARFPLFACQLLGGGGGGGGDAAIAAAGTTESTTTHENNGAGSESDVSVGNGGGQDGREGHYYYCAVDGDIDMVHLMSFDDLLEYPAGDLLMDAWDQNGLYSTNTGNSVD, encoded by the exons AtggtggagaagccggcgagccaGGCCGACGTCGGCGGCGAGGTTGAGGCGCATAAGGAGAGGAAGGGGCtgtggtcgccggaggaggacgaGCGGCTGTACACCCGGATCACCAGGCACGGCGTGTCTACCTGGAGCTCCGTGGCGCAGCTCGCTGGGCTGCGGCGGAGCGGCAAGAGCTGCCGGCTGCGGTGGATGAACTACCTCCGGCCAGACCTGAAGAAGGAGCCCATCTCCAAGCGCGAGGAAGAGACCATCATCTCGCTCCAGAAGTCACTCGGCAACAG GTGGTCAGTGATCGCGGCGAAGATGCCGGGGAGGACGGACAACGAGATCAAGAACTACTGGAACTCCCGCATCAGGAAGCGCCAGACCATCAGCACCGGCGGCGGGAAGGGCGACAGCGGCCTCGCAAAGCAGCAGGGTGACCTTCCGGCCGCCGATGACAAGGCCGCCGTGCTAGCACCGCCCGGAGAGAAGGAACTGGTTAGCAGCATGGCCACCGGGGCGGCGGCGCCTCCTGTCCCGGCACGGTTCCCACTGTTCGCGTGCCAGCTActcggcggtggcggcggtggcggaggggATGCGGCCATTGCAGCTGCAGGCACCACCGAGTCGACAACCACTCACGAGAACAACGGCGCCGGCTCGGAGAGCGACGTGAGCGTGGGCAACGGCGGCGGCCAGGACGGTCGGGAAGGGCATTACTACTACTGCGCCGTCGACGGCGACATTGACATGGTCCATCTCATGTCGTTCGACGACCTGCTTGAGTACCCGGCCGGCGATCTGCTCATGGATGCGTGGGATCAGAACGGACTCTACTCCACGAATACGGGGAACTCTGTTGATTGA